A stretch of the Cryptosporangium minutisporangium genome encodes the following:
- a CDS encoding VWA domain-containing protein, whose product MTTLAPGPRFGRSPRLGDPSRRLRLALLGLLLLLPLLWLLFVSCEREDENGTAPIAGALGDYALEGRRGPECLRITLMVDTSGSMQDYAGARDAALSRLLPWLAKNLRDSDELALVDFAQTASVRLPPTAARSAGTTPSAPGVADGGGTLIGPALAQVDAFRATKCDTAVLLLSDAQVTDLPLSEPAGRALLQQHDVSDIELLVPGQAIDVPSSWTTAFPSAQPRKFDGYDADATAVAIGRTIAELTGQQLARSRVSASPTK is encoded by the coding sequence GTGACGACGCTCGCTCCCGGGCCTCGCTTCGGGCGGTCGCCCCGGCTGGGCGATCCGTCCCGCCGCCTCCGGCTGGCGCTCCTCGGGCTCCTGCTGCTCCTGCCGCTGCTCTGGCTGCTCTTCGTCAGCTGCGAACGCGAGGACGAGAACGGCACCGCACCGATCGCCGGCGCCCTCGGCGACTACGCGCTGGAGGGCCGTCGCGGTCCGGAGTGCCTCCGCATCACGCTGATGGTCGACACGTCCGGGTCCATGCAGGACTACGCCGGAGCGCGTGACGCCGCGCTGAGCCGGCTGCTTCCGTGGCTGGCGAAGAACCTTCGCGACTCCGACGAACTCGCCCTCGTCGACTTCGCCCAGACCGCCAGCGTGCGCCTCCCGCCGACCGCCGCCCGGTCGGCCGGAACGACACCGTCCGCACCGGGCGTGGCCGACGGTGGCGGCACGCTGATCGGCCCGGCGCTCGCGCAGGTGGACGCGTTCCGCGCGACGAAGTGCGACACCGCGGTGCTGTTGCTCTCCGATGCGCAAGTCACCGACCTGCCGCTCAGCGAGCCGGCCGGACGGGCATTGCTGCAGCAGCACGACGTGAGCGACATCGAGCTGCTCGTGCCCGGCCAGGCGATCGACGTCCCGAGCAGCTGGACCACGGCCTTCCCGTCGGCGCAGCCGCGCAAGTTCGACGGGTACGACGCCGACGCGACGGCGGTCGCGATCGGACGCACGATCGCCGAGCTGACCGGCCAGCAACTCGCTCGCTCGCGGGTCTCGGCGTCGCCGACGAAGTAG
- a CDS encoding OmpA family protein: MADVAPEAGARKTALVVDNTASALFGALPPGVTSALKAAQERSDALVLIGVDGAAAPPSRTVALDPAPGSDSQASQRARALALDCVPTWARGEELRPSGPGSRILTALGRAAEDKPETILVVSDGVSNSGEFDLNKQQFDVEPAGLADALREANALSPALRGQKILWTGLGDTSTEQRLPQSARTSLQTIWTAVLKAAGASVTFQSEHAARTTPPPSGLPADPITVPAATEVRDGCATRVSIPSSLLFTADSADLQPGADGVLDPIADQLKNDAEATAVVSGHTARYGDAAYRQDLSTRRAQAVVTALSARGVNTARLESIGYGAERPTVEEFVNGRHDTAAAARNRRVEIEIRPGGCTR, translated from the coding sequence GTGGCCGACGTCGCGCCGGAGGCGGGCGCGCGCAAGACAGCACTCGTCGTCGACAACACCGCATCTGCGCTGTTCGGCGCGTTGCCGCCGGGCGTCACGTCGGCGTTGAAGGCCGCGCAGGAGCGGAGCGACGCGCTCGTCCTCATCGGCGTCGACGGTGCGGCGGCCCCGCCCTCACGCACGGTCGCGCTCGACCCGGCCCCGGGATCGGACTCGCAGGCCTCGCAGCGCGCACGCGCGCTCGCCCTGGACTGCGTCCCGACCTGGGCGCGAGGTGAAGAACTGCGGCCCTCCGGCCCCGGCAGCCGCATCCTCACTGCGCTCGGCCGGGCCGCCGAGGACAAACCGGAGACGATCCTGGTGGTCTCCGACGGCGTGTCCAACAGCGGTGAGTTCGACCTCAACAAGCAGCAGTTCGACGTCGAGCCGGCCGGCCTGGCCGACGCGCTGCGCGAGGCGAACGCGCTGTCGCCCGCGCTGCGCGGCCAGAAGATCCTCTGGACCGGCCTCGGCGACACGTCGACCGAGCAGCGGTTGCCGCAGTCCGCACGCACGTCGCTCCAGACGATCTGGACCGCGGTGCTGAAGGCCGCCGGCGCCAGCGTGACCTTCCAGTCCGAGCACGCCGCCCGCACGACGCCGCCGCCGTCCGGGCTGCCCGCCGATCCGATCACGGTGCCCGCCGCGACCGAGGTGCGGGACGGCTGCGCGACCCGGGTGTCGATCCCCTCGTCGCTGCTGTTCACCGCGGACAGCGCCGACCTGCAACCGGGCGCCGACGGCGTCCTCGACCCGATCGCCGACCAGCTGAAGAACGACGCCGAGGCGACCGCCGTCGTCTCCGGACACACCGCGCGGTACGGCGACGCCGCCTATCGCCAGGACCTCTCGACGCGTCGGGCGCAGGCCGTGGTCACCGCACTGTCCGCCCGCGGAGTGAACACCGCACGGCTGGAGTCGATCGGCTACGGCGCCGAGCGCCCGACCGTCGAGGAATTCGTCAACGGTCGCCACGACACCGCCGCGGCCGCGCGCAACCGGCGGGTGGAGATCGAGATCCGACCCGGAGGGTGCACGCGATGA
- a CDS encoding sensor histidine kinase, with amino-acid sequence MARRTTSALRALAVAVLAGAVAFGCGYPYWTDHPWYGVLAVAECAVTAAVGVTLIGTPATRPAGALLIVAGLAWALSGAADWNVGVVPLLADWASATFFLTLGVAALLYPTGHLQHRVEKWWIYTAVAVIGGGQLLVTVAGRPEWLGYSRDVPWPTLLGDRGLFESVLVAVSVVNIALALSYAAVLGFRVRRATAFARPATIGVVVVVACVGLVVAVTQRGQALVDLDAAYDAAVVQGTVALVVPLALFGAGVYERWLAAAVTDRLLRQTQPASVVRVRDALRTVLRDPSLDLLFWSPDHGGWVDTGGRSITVNLSRAATRPADSPDGRWLRLVAASDGSPLAVVDVDRSLGASRRFVDAAIDAGRPALQNAQLEAVVRAQQATVVEQLRRTRHAQAEALAAETRARRRLEHDLHDRVQVQITATLQRLAVAIYRNDDPQVAALLGECKRLLDVAARDVRLFARGVNPAVLESDGLRGALRALADGFPGLVDARVVATRYPATLESGLFLALSEAVANAVRHAGASSILVEVAQDGEFVVGRVTDDGSGTARLSPTGGLENLRERIGALGGSTELDSEPGRGTRLTIRLPVP; translated from the coding sequence GTGGCTCGACGCACGACTTCAGCGCTACGTGCCCTCGCCGTCGCCGTGCTCGCGGGCGCCGTCGCGTTCGGCTGCGGCTATCCGTACTGGACCGACCATCCGTGGTACGGCGTGCTCGCGGTGGCTGAGTGCGCGGTCACGGCGGCCGTCGGCGTTACGCTGATCGGGACGCCCGCCACCCGGCCGGCCGGAGCGTTGCTGATCGTCGCCGGGTTGGCCTGGGCGCTCTCCGGGGCCGCCGACTGGAACGTCGGCGTGGTGCCGTTGCTCGCCGACTGGGCGAGCGCGACGTTCTTCCTGACGCTCGGCGTGGCCGCGTTGCTGTACCCCACCGGTCACCTGCAGCACCGCGTCGAGAAGTGGTGGATTTACACGGCGGTGGCGGTGATCGGCGGCGGTCAGCTGCTCGTCACGGTGGCCGGTCGTCCGGAGTGGCTGGGGTACTCGCGCGACGTACCCTGGCCGACGCTCCTCGGTGACCGTGGACTGTTCGAGAGCGTGCTGGTCGCCGTATCGGTCGTCAACATCGCGCTCGCGCTGTCCTACGCGGCGGTGCTCGGGTTCCGGGTGCGGCGGGCCACCGCGTTCGCGCGCCCGGCGACGATCGGCGTGGTGGTGGTCGTCGCCTGCGTGGGCCTCGTGGTGGCCGTGACCCAGCGCGGGCAGGCGCTGGTCGACCTCGACGCCGCCTACGACGCCGCGGTCGTGCAGGGCACGGTGGCGCTGGTAGTCCCGCTCGCGCTGTTCGGTGCCGGGGTGTACGAGCGGTGGCTGGCCGCCGCCGTCACCGACCGCCTGCTGCGGCAGACCCAACCGGCCTCGGTGGTCCGGGTCCGGGACGCGCTCCGCACCGTGCTCCGCGATCCGTCGCTCGATCTGCTGTTCTGGTCGCCGGATCACGGCGGCTGGGTCGACACCGGCGGACGGTCGATCACCGTCAACCTCAGCCGAGCGGCTACGCGACCCGCCGACTCCCCGGACGGCCGGTGGTTACGGCTGGTCGCCGCCTCCGACGGCAGCCCACTGGCCGTCGTCGACGTCGATCGGTCGCTGGGTGCGAGCCGGCGCTTCGTCGACGCCGCGATCGACGCCGGGCGTCCGGCGCTGCAGAACGCTCAACTGGAAGCGGTCGTGCGGGCCCAGCAGGCGACCGTCGTCGAACAGCTCCGGCGGACGCGACACGCGCAGGCCGAAGCGCTGGCCGCCGAGACCAGGGCGCGCCGGCGACTGGAGCACGACCTGCACGACCGGGTACAGGTGCAGATCACGGCCACCCTGCAGCGGCTCGCGGTGGCGATCTACCGGAACGACGATCCACAGGTCGCCGCGCTGCTGGGCGAGTGCAAGCGGCTGCTCGACGTGGCCGCGCGCGACGTCCGGCTGTTCGCCCGCGGCGTCAACCCGGCGGTGCTGGAGTCCGACGGGCTCCGCGGTGCCTTACGTGCGCTGGCGGACGGTTTCCCGGGCCTGGTGGACGCCCGCGTGGTCGCCACCCGTTACCCGGCGACGCTGGAGTCCGGGCTGTTCCTTGCGCTGTCGGAGGCGGTGGCCAACGCGGTCCGGCACGCCGGGGCGTCGTCGATCCTGGTCGAGGTGGCGCAGGACGGCGAGTTCGTGGTCGGCCGGGTAACCGACGACGGAAGCGGAACCGCTCGGCTGAGCCCGACCGGTGGCCTGGAGAACCTGCGGGAGCGGATCGGTGCGCTCGGCGGCAGCACCGAACTGGACAGCGAGCCGGGCCGGGGCACCCGGCTGACGATCCGGCTGCCCGTG